CATGGCGAAGGTCGAGCGGATCTGGTTCCGCAAGCGCGTGGCCGAGCAGGACGTCGACCACCTGTACCGGTTCGAGGCCCGGGACGACACGGACTTCAACGACATCGACCCGACGGACGCCGAGCGTGCATACGCGCAGCTCGTCGACGAGCAGGCCGCCGCAGCAAAGGCCGTGGCCGACCTGCCGTTCGACCTGGAGATCCAGAACCACCACGGCACGATGTCCTTGCGCATGGTGCATCTGCACATGGTGCAGGAGTACGCCCGGCACAACGGGCACGCCGACCTGCTCCGCGAGGCGATCGACGGCGTGACCGGACGGTGAGTCGACCGCGAGCGGCGGCAGGCCGACCGGCATCATGAGGGCATGAGGTTCACACGGGTCCTGCTGGTGGCCGCTGCCGCGTCGATGCTCCTGCTGAGCGCGTGCAGCTCCGACGAGCCGGCGACCAAGGCCACCCCCACGACCGCGGCGACGTC
Above is a genomic segment from Aeromicrobium chenweiae containing:
- a CDS encoding DinB family protein → MTWTAPTPPALADGPTTGDDRALLEGMLGWHRWTLLDVCAGLTGEQLASHPIASTNLSLLGLVRHMAKVERIWFRKRVAEQDVDHLYRFEARDDTDFNDIDPTDAERAYAQLVDEQAAAAKAVADLPFDLEIQNHHGTMSLRMVHLHMVQEYARHNGHADLLREAIDGVTGR